The Chryseolinea soli genome contains a region encoding:
- a CDS encoding DJ-1/PfpI family protein codes for MRFLSKLMDSDRVEKKTTIGLVLFPDFNMQDIVGPYEIFGRTSKFVIYTISENTQCLRTSGGLSVNADFSFDECPLLDILFVPGGKGINGAIERGAYNGFLQEQSKHAKFVVAVSLGAVLLASSGALKGYKVTTAIPSLPSLVEMGLVTVEDPIAIDGNRITGGEKISGADVSLALMTLIEVEERIRVDNYRKRLVERAGW; via the coding sequence ATGAGATTTCTAAGTAAGCTAATGGATAGCGATAGGGTGGAAAAGAAAACAACAATAGGATTGGTTCTATTTCCTGATTTCAATATGCAGGATATTGTCGGGCCTTATGAGATCTTTGGGCGGACCAGCAAATTTGTGATTTATACGATTTCCGAAAACACGCAGTGCTTGAGAACTTCCGGCGGGTTATCGGTAAACGCTGATTTTTCATTCGATGAATGCCCCTTACTCGACATACTTTTTGTGCCCGGAGGAAAAGGCATCAACGGGGCCATCGAGAGGGGAGCCTACAACGGGTTTCTGCAGGAGCAATCCAAACACGCAAAATTTGTCGTGGCGGTTTCCCTCGGTGCCGTGTTGTTGGCATCTTCCGGTGCGTTAAAGGGCTATAAGGTGACTACCGCCATCCCGTCCCTTCCGTCATTGGTGGAAATGGGTCTCGTGACGGTGGAAGATCCGATTGCCATAGACGGGAATAGAATAACAGGAGGTGAAAAAATATCGGGGGCAGACGTGAGTTTAGCACTGATGACCTTGATAGAAGTGGAAGAGAGGATTAGAGTCGACAACTATCGCAAGCGATTGGTTGAAAGAGCTGGATGGTGA
- a CDS encoding RNA polymerase sigma factor, with translation MVIPPLAEKMEQRKGDIQLIEEARNGDMTAFRTLVERHEARVAGVVKGILGDTPESADVGQEVFIRLFESLEKFRGDASLSTYVTRIAINLSLNESKKRKRKFKLFGPLKEGENSQAEESATDLKEMLYHELQQLDPEFQAVVTLRMIEGYSIQETAAVLEIPVGTVMSRLYRAQKKLKQVIARKEGYE, from the coding sequence ATGGTAATTCCACCGCTGGCCGAAAAAATGGAGCAACGCAAAGGAGACATTCAACTGATCGAAGAAGCAAGAAATGGCGACATGACAGCTTTTCGAACCCTCGTTGAACGACACGAAGCCCGTGTGGCCGGTGTCGTGAAAGGGATCCTGGGCGACACCCCCGAGTCGGCCGACGTGGGACAGGAAGTGTTCATCCGGCTTTTTGAATCGCTGGAAAAATTCAGAGGCGACGCATCGCTTTCAACCTACGTCACCCGGATTGCCATCAACTTATCGCTCAACGAAAGCAAGAAGCGAAAGAGGAAATTCAAATTGTTTGGTCCGTTGAAAGAAGGTGAAAACAGCCAAGCGGAAGAATCTGCGACGGACCTGAAGGAAATGCTCTATCACGAACTTCAACAACTGGACCCCGAGTTTCAGGCGGTGGTCACGCTGAGAATGATCGAAGGCTATTCCATCCAGGAAACGGCGGCCGTATTGGAGATCCCGGTCGGTACGGTGATGTCGAGACTTTACCGGGCGCAAAAAAAATTGAAACAAGTCATTGCCAGAAAGGAAGGTTATGAATAA